A window of the Cuculus canorus isolate bCucCan1 chromosome 3, bCucCan1.pri, whole genome shotgun sequence genome harbors these coding sequences:
- the APLF gene encoding aprataxin and PNK-like factor: protein MLERDLLVERISEPVMKEGHKMKIGRGRGENNMESLKSEVNVQQEKRLASEEALEDFESEEQGQWKRSCLSIPVPSPQSTSGFPLESTMRNMEGNGKTGTKNPGNSLEKSDRELHSKCSKRIGQISSKTSRIEETENKEQITGSTSQQAHWGRTSQCFGAQEGILEPDENLDYKTEVSDSTRSADASESSKQIKHKRTPCMYGKNCYRKNPVHFQQFSHPNDDDYHEMEVVTQDDNDNRPECPYGTACYRKNPQHKLEYKHSAPPVTERGTLQRMSKNRKRAVEKDNANDDEPNEYDLNDGFIDDEEEECEPTDEDSDWEPSSEDKDNEDVETLLQEAHRFIKTKK from the exons ATGCTGGAAAGAGATCTCCTGGTTGAGAGGATTTCCGAACCTGTAATGAAAGAAG gtcataaaatgaaaataggccgaggaaggggagaaaataatATGGAATCATTAAAATCAGAAGTAAatgtgcagcaggaaaaaagattaGCTTCTGAAGAAGCTCTGGAAGATTTTGAAAGTGAAGAGCAAGGTCAATGGAAAAGGAGCTGTCTTTCCATCCCTGTCCCTTCACCTCAG AGTACATCTGGATTTCCTCTTGAGAGTACCATGAGAAACATGGAAGGAAATGGCAAGACTGGAACAAAAAACCCTGGAAATTCTCTGGAGAAAAGTGATAGGGAGCTGCATAGTAAATGCTCTAAAAGAATAGGTCAGATCTCCAGTAAAACAAGTAGAAttgaggaaacagaaaacaaagagcagaTCACTGGTTCTACAAGCCAACAAGCTCACTGGGGCAGGACTTCCCAATGTTTTGGTGCCCAGGAAGGGATTCTTGAGCCTGATGAAAATCTGGATTACAAGACCGAGGTTTCTGATTCAACAAGAAGTGCAGATGCTTCAGAAAGCTCCAAACAGATCAAGCATAAGAGGACACCATGCATGTATGGAAAAAACTGTTACAg GAAGAATCCTGTTCACTTTCAGCAGTTCAGTCACCCTAATGATGATGACTATCATGAAATGGAGGTCGTAACTCAGGATGATAACGATAACCGGCCTGAATGTCCATATGGAACAGCTTGTTACAG gaAGAATCCACAGCACAAGCTAGAATACAAGCACAGTGCACCTCCAG taactGAAAGAGGAACCCTACAACGCATGTCAAAGAATA GAAAAAGGGCTGTGGAGAAGGACAATGCCAATGATGATGAACCAAATGAATATGACCTTAATGATGGTTTTATCgatgatgaggaagaggagtgTGAGCCTACTGATGAAGACTCTGACTGGGAACCAAGTTCAGAAGACAAGGATAATGAAGATGTTGAAACACTCTTGCAAGAAGCACATAGATTTATTAAGACCAAAAAGTAG